In Notolabrus celidotus isolate fNotCel1 chromosome 10, fNotCel1.pri, whole genome shotgun sequence, one DNA window encodes the following:
- the LOC117820398 gene encoding gastrin-releasing peptide receptor-like has product MSLDDSFVVTTEESQVLVLNVSKVFLNSTVGQHEYNIWPPGIGIAAVYGTIIVVGLVGNVTLMKTCLLVKSMRTVPNLFLSSLALGDLLLLVTCAPVDASRYLVDEWVFGRMGCKLIPFIQLTSVGVSVFTLTALSADRYKAIVKPLEIHRSNAKLSVCFRAGAIWLLSVTLAIPEAVFSDLHTFTMSNTNETFVTCAPYPRAGELHPKIHSTASFLIFYIIPLFIISVYYCFIAFSLITSSAAIPAEGSLYIQRQIKSRQRVAKTVLVFVVLFAVCWLPSHVIYLYRSYHYDRVDTSLGHFIASVFARILAFTNSCVNPFALYLMSSSFRKHFKRQLLCYIPPRRLYSQSSRSTNITTV; this is encoded by the exons ATGTCTCTGGATGACTCCTTTGTTGTTACAACAGAGGAAAGTCAGGTTTTGGTTCTGAATGTTTCTAAAGTATTTTTAAACTCCACCGTAGGGCAACATGAGTACAACATCTGGCCCCCTGGGATCGGGATCGCTGCAGTCTATGGAACCATCATTGTCGTGGGTCTGGTTGGAAATGTGACTTTGATGAAGACGTGTCTGCTCGTGAAATCCATGCGGACTGTGCCCAACCTGTTCCTGTCCAGTCTGGCTCTGGGGGACTTGCTGCTGCTGGTGACATGCGCCCCAGTGGACGCCAGCCGATACCTGGTGGACGAGTGGGTCTTTGGCCGGATGGGATGCAAACTGATCCCGTTCATCCAGCTCACCTCGGTGGGAGTATCTGTGTTCACCCTCACTGCTCTCTCCGCTGACAG ATACAAAGCCATAGTGAAACCGCTGGAGATCCACAGGTCCAACGCTAAACTCAGTGTCTGTTTCCGAGCTGGAGCCATCTGGTTGCTGTCAGTGACTCTGGCCATTCCAGAGGCCGTCTTCTCCGATCTGCACACCTTCACCATGAGCAACACCAATGAGACATTTGTGACCTGTGCGCCCTACCCTCGCGCTGGTGAACTGCATCCCAAAATCCACTCAACAGCCTCCTTCCTCATCTTCTACATCATCCCACTCTTCATCATTTCTGTGTACTACTGCTTCATTGCTTTCAGCCTGATCACGAGCTCTGCGGCTATACCTGCTGAAGGAAGCCTTTACATCCAGAGACAG ATCAAGTCAAGACAGCGAGTGGCCAAAACTGTGCTGGTGTTTGTTGTCCTGTTTGCCGTCTGTTGGCTGCCCAGCCATGTGATCTACCTGTACCGCTCCTACCACTACGACCGGGTGGACACCTCGCTGGGCCACTTCATAGCAAGCGTGTTTGCACGCATACTGGCTTTTACCAACTCCTGTGTGAACCCATTTGCCCTCTACCTGATGAGCAGCAGCTTCAGGAAACACTTCAAGAGGCAGCTCCTGTGCTACATTCCCCCCAGACGGCTGtacagtcagagcagcaggagtaCAAATATCACCACTGTCTGA